The Castanea sativa cultivar Marrone di Chiusa Pesio chromosome 11, ASM4071231v1 genome contains a region encoding:
- the LOC142615481 gene encoding subtilisin-like protease SBT4.15, with amino-acid sequence MVRICMITLFLLATQLHWSFTHGSSDAVRKAYIVYLGEAPQSKASATELHHNLLSSVVRDDHIAQQSRIYSYTKSFNAFAANLLPQEVQRLKENENVVSVFPSKMRKLHTTRSWDFLGMPQSVKRNHQIESNIIVGVVDTGVYIDAPSFDDKGLGPPPSKWKGTCQVKGNFSGCNNKVIGARFYNYGFKIPNPSPLDEDGHGSHTSSTIAGSSIAGASLYGLAKGTARGGVPSARIAVYKVCWEFGCSDIDILAALDDAINDGVDLLSLSLGGDSSNYFENPIAVGAFHAMKKGILTTCSAGNDGPSYYTVENTAPWILTVGATGMDRQFRTLVEVGNGIKTSGFSINTFSPNKRMYPLTTATKAVNGSIPRNQNPWLCDVGSLDANKVKGKIVLCKQDLTQDYIKDIGGLGAIVSLSQQSDVGSTFVIPVAFIDTNSSNKIEKYVNSTRAPRAVIYKSTTVRNAATPFVASFSSRGPNPISSTILKPDIVAPGIDILAAYSKLASVTAEPEDNRFGVYNIISGTSMSCPHVAGAAAYVKSFHPNWSPSAIKSALMTTASELKIKDVETGLAYGAGQIDPVRAVDPGLIYDVSTSDYIRFLCNEGYTGTALRLFTDAPTNCSSVPDIGGLDALNYPSMYLELNDTNSSVSGIFHRTVTNVGSPKSIYKAIVKAPAVLKVTVVPNQLVFSHLNEKKSFTVVIKGPPLDNVTSLSASLEWNDTKHRVKSPIQLFWAV; translated from the exons ATGGTTCGAATTTGTATGATCACCCTTTTCCTTCTGGCTACGCAGCTTCATTGGTCATTCACTCATGGTTCTAGTGACGCAGTTAGAAAG GCGTACATCGTGTATTTGGGAGAGGCACCGCAGTCAAAAGCCTCTGCTACTGAGCTTCATCACAACTTGCTTTCTTCAGTTGTTAGAGA TGACCATATTGCCCAACAATCCAGAATATATAGCTACACAAAGAGTTTTAATGCATTTGCAGCAAACCTATTGCCACAAGAAGTTCAAAGACTAAAAG AGAACGAAAATGTGGTGTCGGTGTTTCCTAGCAAAATGCGAAAACTTCATACCACAAGATCATGGGATTTCTTAGGAATGCCTCAATCAGTGAAGAGAAATCATCAAATTGAAAGTAATATTATTGTTGGTGTAGTAGATACAG GAGTTTATATCGATGCTCCAAGTTTTGACGACAAAGGACTAGGACCTCCTCCATCAAAATGGAAGGGTACATGCCAAGTCAAAGGCAACTTCTCTGGCTGTAACAA CAAGGTAATAGGTGCAAGGTTCTACAACTACGGTTTCAAAATTCCCAACCCAAGTCCATTAGATGAGGACGGCCACGGCAGTCACACCTCGTCCACCATAGCAGGTTCTTCGATAGCAGGGGCAAGCTTATACGGTTTAGCCAAAGGCACAGCTCGAGGTGGGGTTCCATCAGCACGCATTGCAGTGTACAAGGTGTGTTGGGAATTTGGTTGCAGTGATATAGACATTTTGGCTGCACTGGATGATGCCATTAACGATGGAGTTGACTTGTTATCATTATCCCTCGGAGGGGATTCGAGTAACTATTTTGAAAATCCCATTGCGGTTGGTGCCTTTCATGCAATGAAGAAGGGGATTTTGACAACATGCTCAGCTGGGAATGACGGCCCAAGTTATTATACTGTGGAGAACACAGCTCCTTGGATATTGACTGTTGGTGCTACTGGCATGGATAGGCAGTTTAGGACTCTGGTTGAAGTTGGAAATGGCATAAAAACTTCT GGATTTTCCATCAACACGTTTTCGCCAAATAAGCGGATGTACCCTCTAACCACTGCGACAAAAGCAGTCAATGGAAGTATACCACGAAATCAAAATCCCTG GTTGTGTGATGTAGGGAGTCTGGACGCGAATAAGGTCAAGGGAAAGATTGTGCTATGCAAACAAGATCTAACTCAAGATTACATTAAGGACATAGGTGGGTTGGGGGCGATTGTATCTCTCTCACAGCAGTCAGATGTGGGGTCTACATTTGTCATCCCTGTTGCCTTCATTGACACTAATTCTAGTAACAAAATTGAGAAATATGTTAACTCAACCAG AGCCCCTCGGGCTGTCATATACAAGTCTACAACAGTACGCAATGCTGCGACACCCTTTGTGGCTTCCTTTTCATCCCGAGGTCCGAACCCAATCTCTTCCACCATACTTAAG CCAGATATTGTGGCACCTGGAATAGATATTCTAGCTGCTTACTCTAAACTTGCATCAGTGACTGCGGAACCTGAAGACAACCGATTTGGTGTGTATAATATAATTTCTGGAACATCAATGTCTTGCCCTCATGTGGCTGGTGCTGCTGCCTATGTCAAATCATTCCACCCTAATTGGTCTCCCTCTGCAATCAAATCGGCCTTAATGACAACTG CATCtgaattgaaaataaaagatgtCGAAACTGGGTTAGCCTATGGGGCCGGCCAAATCGACCCGGTTAGGGCAGTGGATCCCGGTTTGATCTATGATGTGTCAACGTCCGACTACATCCGCTTCCTATGTAATGAGGGTTACACCGGGACAGCTCTACGATTGTTCACTGATGCGCCCACAAATTGCTCAAGTGTCCCTGACATTGGAGGACTTGATGCCCTAAATTACCCATCCATGTATTTGGAACTTAATGACACTAACTCTAGTGTATCAGGCATCTTTCATAGGACAGTTACAAATGTGGGCTCTCCAAAATCTATATACAAGGCAATTGTCAAGGCGCCAGCAGTTCTCAAAGTCACTGTTGTTCCGAACCAACTAGTTTTTAGTCACTTGAACGAGAAAAAATCTTTCACGGTTGTCATAAAGGGGCCACCGTTGGACAATGTTACCAGTTTATCAGCATCACTGGAATGGAATGACACTAAACACAGAGTTAAGAGCCCTATCCAACTTTTTTGGGCCGTATAG